A region of Labeo rohita strain BAU-BD-2019 chromosome 2, IGBB_LRoh.1.0, whole genome shotgun sequence DNA encodes the following proteins:
- the gjc2 gene encoding gap junction protein gamma 2 produces MSWSFLTRLLEEIHNHSTFVGKVWLTVLIIFRIVLTAVGGESIYSDEQTKFTCNTKQPGCDNVCYDSFAPLSHVRFWVFQIIMISTPSVMYLGYAIHKIARTSEEERCKNQIYQKRNRHSRWRNGHHLEEVLEEDDVEPMIYEEDTLDEQEVKPETDKGKDPVKHDGRRRIMQEGLMRMYVLQLLSRAIFEVAFLTGQYLLYGFRVNPSYVCNKIPCPHRVDCFVSRPTEKTIFLLIMYVVSCLCLLLNVCEMFHLGIGAFRDTLRKRRSRGQQPPYGYPYSRNISSSPPGYNLVVKSDKPGRIPNSIILQDQNMPRVVPEQHCTSPDENIPSDLATLHHHLRVAQEQLDMAFQTYNTKNAQISRASSPVSGGTMTEQNRVNTAQEKQGARPKASTEKAGTIAKNGKTSVWI; encoded by the coding sequence ATGAGTTGGAGCTTTCTCACTCGACTGCTGGAGGAAATCCACAACCACTCCACATTTGTGGGGAAAGTTTGGCTGACTGTGTTAATTATTTTCCGGATCGTTCTGACCGCAGTGGGGGGTGAGTCAATCTACTCCGATGAGCAGACAAAGTTCACCTGCAACACTAAACAGCCTGGCTGTGACAACGTATGCTACGATTCCTTCGCCCCACTATCACACGTCCGGTTCTGGGTGTTCCAGATAATCATGATTTCCACCCCCTCCGTCATGTATCTGGGTTACGCCATCCATAAGATCGCCCGTACCTCGGAGGAGGAGCGGTGCAAAAACCAAATTTATCAAAAGAGGAATCGCCACAGTCGGTGGAGAAATGGACACCACCTAGAGGAGGTTTTGGAGGAAGACGATGTCGAGCCAATGATCTACGAAGAAGACACGCTGGATGAGCAGGAGGTCAAACCAGAGACAGACAAGGGCAAAGATCCAGTGAAGCATGATGGTCGACGTAGGATCATGCAAGAAGGCTTGATGAGGATGTATGTGCTTCAGCTTTTATCCCGTGCCATCTTTGAGGTGGCGTTCCTCACGGGTCAGTATCTTCTATATGGCTTCCGTGTTAACCCTTCATATGTCTGCAACAAGATCCCATGTCCGCACAGAGTAGACTGCTTCGTTTCACGACCCACCGAGAAGACCATCTTTTTACTCATCATGTATGTGGTGAGCTGTCTTTGTCTGCTGCTCAATGTTTGTGAGATGTTCCACTTGGGGATCGGTGCCTTCCGTGACACGCTTCGTAAACGTCGAAGCCGCGGTCAACAACCTCCATACGGCTACCCTTACTCCAGGAACATTTCTAGTTCTCCGCCAGGATACAACCTAGTGGTTAAATCTGACAAACCGGGTCGCATTCCCAACAGCATCATCCTACAGGACCAGAACATGCCCAGAGTGGTTCCTGAACAGCATTGCACAAGTCCTGATGAGAATATTCCCTCTGACCTGGCTACTCTGCACCACCATTTACGAGTAGCTCAGGAACAGCTTGACATGGCGTTTCAAACATATAACACAAAAAACGCTCAGATTTCCAGAGCTAGCAGCCCTGTGTCTGGTGGCACAATGACGGAGCAGAACCGGGTCAATACAGCTCAGGAGAAGCAGGGCGCACGACCTAAAGCCAGCACTGAAAAGGCAGGGACAATAGCAAAAAATGGAAAGACATCTGTGTGGATTTAA